ATCAAAGTTTACTATGATACAAAACTAAAAAGTTAATTAAATTTAAGATTCTTAGATGCAAAATCTAAGGATTTTTTATGCTCTTTTTTAAGAAAAAGTAAAGATTTTGTTTAAAAAGTACGGAAAAAAGTAAAATATAATTAAAATTATTATTAAGTAGGTCCTATGTTAAAAAGAAAAATAGATGCTTTTTTGTTGGATTGAAAAAATGATGCCAATAAAAAACCATTAATAATTAAAGGAGCAAGACAAATAGGCAAGACAACTTCTATTTTAGAATTTGCTAAAAATAATTACAAATATGTAGTTTATATCAACTTTGCTTTAATGAATGAAATAAAAGAATTGTTTAATAACAAAAATGTTAAATCTTATGAAGTTGATGATTTAATTAAATTTATTTCTTTTGCAAAAAGCGGTTTTGAATTTGTGCCAAATGAAACTTTAATATTTTTTGATGAAATTCAAGAACAACCTAATTGCATTACAAGTTTAAAAAGTTTTGCCTTAGACAAAAGATTTGATGTTATTTGCTCAGGTTTTTTATTAGGAATTAATTTTAAAGAACACAATATTAGACACATTGGAGTCGGTTATATTTCTTAGTATGAAATGAAACCTATGGATTTTGAAGAATACCTTTGAGCAAAAGGATATAAAGATGAAGATATTAATTATCTTTTTATATAACACCTAAATAGTATTCTAATAAATAGTCAAGACCTGGTATTAGCCAGGTTTTTTTGTTCAAATAGGTGAATGAGTTTACTTTTCAAAATACTTTTATTTTAGGAAAATTCTTTTATATTTAAACTTAACTTAAAATTATTTATTATCTTACTTCATATTGTATGTGGTTTATATAAATGTATTATACATTTATATCAAACCACCACACCAACTAAGGAAATCAAATCAATAATTTTTTCCTATGCTTTAACCTATACACCGAATTTTCCTAAAGAAACAGGGAATATATAGTGATATACTTC
The Mycoplasmopsis fermentans PG18 DNA segment above includes these coding regions:
- a CDS encoding AAA family ATPase gives rise to the protein MLKRKIDAFLLDWKNDANKKPLIIKGARQIGKTTSILEFAKNNYKYVVYINFALMNEIKELFNNKNVKSYEVDDLIKFISFAKSGFEFVPNETLIFFDEIQEQPNCITSLKSFALDKRFDVICSGFLLGINFKEHNIRHIGVGYIS